The following proteins come from a genomic window of Anas platyrhynchos isolate ZD024472 breed Pekin duck chromosome 12, IASCAAS_PekinDuck_T2T, whole genome shotgun sequence:
- the AGRP gene encoding agouti-related protein, translating into MLNVLLLCYGLLQGIQAILTSDLSHGHLQKMSTGLYGADRARYPSLLRKVKEVAVEPAGALPRTEFDQMSLEVQEADGDLLQKSGVLEPQASSTALQAPGREERSPRRCVRLLESCLGHQIPCCDPCATCYCRFFNAFCYCRKISTNFPCGKN; encoded by the exons ATGCTGaacgtgctgctgctgtgttacgggctgctgcagggcatcCAGGCCATCCTCACCTCGGACCTCAGCCACGGCCACCTGCAGAAGATGAGCACCGGGCTGTACGGGGCAGACAGAGCCCGCTACCCCAGCCTGCTGCGGAAAGTCAAGGAGGTGGCGGTGGAGCCTGCAG GAGCTCTTCCCAGGACGGAGTTTGATCAGATGTCCCTGGAGGTCCAAGAAGCTGATGGTGACCTCCTGCAGAAAAGCGGTGTGCTGGAACCGCAG GCATCATccacagccctgcaggctcCGGGTCGAGAAGAACGCTCTCCACGCCGCTGTGTCCGCCTCCTGGAGTCCTGCCTGGGCCACCAGATCCCCTGCTGCGACCCCTGCGCCACCTGCTACTGCCGCTTCTTCAACGCTTTCTGCTACTGCAGGAAGATCAGCACCAATTTCCCCTGTGGCAAGAACTAG
- the LOC101790169 gene encoding SNF-related serine/threonine-protein kinase yields MQRGCPVRSAPPRGPTAPHARFLPAAAMAEGKIAGLYDLERTLGKGHFAVVKLARHVFTGQRVAVKVIDKSKLAGEAAGQLLQEVRCMKLVQHPNVVRLYEVIDTHSKLYLILELGDGGDMFDHIMRHEGGLAEGRAKHYFAQIVHAISYCHKLHVVHRDLKPENVVFFQEQGVVKLTDFGFSNRFQPGKMLTTSCGSLAYSAPEILLGDEYDAPAVDIWSLGVILYMLVCGQPPFQEANDSETLTMIMDCRYTVPPHVSAQCSDLISRMLQRDPRQRASLEQIEGHAWLQGVDPSPASRSLLPLTSHKRVSREEHEIIIQAMTCGHIADRDTIQEALEADRYNHITATYFLLAERMLREKQEEQGRRRSLLYDLAKQVQSRTDLSDTFSPVDGSGGLQPFTEAPGSPQPPSLSTCGDSGDSGRGLRQPPRVLLKAPAIDTTITKSAPALQQICEEEEEEEEDEGRPAVMERKSSSLNQEQMRDFLRAGARRLSCRGEVPGWGAEPGGWGGRPGAIGGGRGAPGPLEPPKGREDDVGSPQERGPVLPPSPDPTDKCQGALSSPHIQARRGVESLGPGGTEVGAENVIKLDPGKGKSGSLRDRLLQFPLCEKALAFKIRPSSKESLLSLGQFNCCHVI; encoded by the exons ATGCAGAGGGGGTGCCCGGTCCGCTCAGCACCCCCCCGTGGCCCTACAGCGCCCCATGCCCGTTTTTTGCCTGCCGCCGCCATGGCCGAGGGGAAGATCGCGGGGCTGTACGACCTGGAGCGCACGCTGGGCAAGGGGCACTTTGCGGTGGTGAAGCTGGCGCGCCACGTCTTCACCGGGCAGCGCGTGGCCGTCAAGGTGATCGACAAGAGCAAGCTGGCGGGCGAAGCGGCCGGGCAGTTGCTGCAGGAGGTGCGCTGCATGAAGCTGGTGCAGCACCCCAACGTGGTGCGCCTCTACGAGGTGATCGACACCCACTCCAAGCTCTACCTCATCCTGGAGCTGGGCGACGGCGGCGACATGTTCGACCACATCATGCGGCACGAGGGGGGGCTGGCCGAGGGTCGCGCCAAGCATTACTTCGCGCAGATCGTCCACGCCATCTCCTACTGCCACAAGCTGCACGTGGTGCACCGCGACCTCAAGCCCGAGAACGTCGTCTTCTTCCAGGAGCAAGGGGTGGTCAAGCTCACGGACTTTGGCTTCAGCAACCGCTTCCAGCCCGGCAAGATGCTCACCACCAGCTGCGGCTCGCTGGCGTACTCGGCGCCGGAGATCCTGCTGGGGGATGAGTACGACGCGCCGGCCGTGG ACATCTGGAGCCTGGGCGTCATCCTCTACATGCTGGTGTGCGGGCAGCCGCCCTTCCAGGAGGCCAACGACAGCGAGACGCTCACCATGATCATGGACTGCCGCTACACCGTGCCCCCGCACGTCTCGGCGCAGTGCTCCGA CCTCATCTCCAGGATGCTGCAGCGGGACCCCCGGCAGCGAGCCTCCCTGGAGCAGATCGAGGGCCACGCGTGGCTGCAGGGGGTGGACCCGTCCCCCGCCAGCCgctccctgctgcccctcaCCTCGCACAAGCGCGTGTCCCGGGAGGAGCACGAGATCATCATCCAGGCCATGACGTGCGGGCACATCGCCGACCGGGACACCATCCAGGA GGCGCTGGAGGCCGACCGCTACAACCACATCACGGCCACCTACTTCTTGCTGGCGGAGAGGATGCTGCGGGagaagcaggaggagcagggccgCCGTCGGAGCCTCCTCTATGACCTGGCCAAGCAGGTGCAGAGCAG GACCGACCTCTCGGACACGTTCAGCCCCGTGGATGGCAGCGGTGGCCTCCAGCCCTTCACGGAGGCgcccggcagcccccagccaccCTCCTTGTCCACCTGCGGGGACAGCGGTGACAGCGGCCGCGGCCTCCGCCAGCCCCCCCGGGTGCTGCTGAAGGCCCCCGCCATCGACACCACCATCACCAAGAGTGCCCCGGCCCTGCAGCAGAtctgcgaggaggaggaggaagaggaggaggacgagggcAGGCCCGCCGTGATGGAGAGGAAGAGCAGCTCGCTGAACCAGGAGCAGATGCGAGATTTCCTCCGTGCCGGGGCCCGCCGGCTGTCATGCCGCGGGGAGGTGCCGGGCTGGGGGGCCGAGccggggggctggggtgggCGCCCGGGTGCCATCGGAGGCGGGCGAGGAGCCCCGGGACCCCTGGAGCCCCCCAAGGGGAGGGAGGACGACGTGGGGAGCCCCCAGGAAAGGGGGCCCGTCCTGCCGCCATCCCCAGACCCCACGGACAAATGCCAGGGGGCCCTCAGCAGCCCCCACATCCAGGCCCGGCGGGGGGTGGAGAGCTTGGGCCCGGGGGGCACCGAGGTGGGCGCGGAGAATGTGATAAAGCTGGACCCAGGGAAGGGCAAGAGCGGCAGCCTGCGGGACCGGCTCCTGCAGTTCCCCCTGTGCGAGAAAGCCCTGGCCTTCAAGATCCGGCCCAGCTCCAAGGAGAGCCTCCTGTCCTTGGGGCAATTCAACTGCTGCCACGTCATTTAG